Proteins from a genomic interval of Benincasa hispida cultivar B227 chromosome 7, ASM972705v1, whole genome shotgun sequence:
- the LOC120080992 gene encoding uncharacterized protein LOC120080992 gives MKVLTNRSSHVASNRCLRSRSPASATLAASLPAVVALPCRVRLDFVRSIGLKSSGSLEVKGGTVVEGGSVFLSLSKGRDAPAVDLHHFITIIKVVTYVVDIILF, from the exons ATGAAGGTTCTCACCAACCGGTCAAGTCACGTCGCCTCCAATCGATGTCTCAGATCCAGATCCCCCGCGTCCGCCACCCTAGCCGCTTCGCTACCGGCTGTCGTCGCCCTGCCATGTCGGGTTCGTTTGGACTTCGTCAGATCTATTGGG cTTAAGTCTTCAGGGAGTTTGGAAGTCAAAGGAGGCACCGTCGTGGAAGGTGGaagtgtttttctttctttga gtaagggtagagatgcaccggcggtTGATTTGCATCATTTCATCACCATAATTAAAGTCGTCACATATGTGGTGGACATCATACTCTTTTAG